In bacterium, a genomic segment contains:
- a CDS encoding superoxide dismutase, whose translation MHKLPDLGYSFDALEPFIDARTMEIHHDKHHNAYVTNLNKALESCGPELADMDIVSLMKHLSVAPENVRTAVRNNGGGHYNHALFWTLLKKNESGAPSGALAGAINADFGSFDAFKEKFSTAAATRFGSGWAWLSVAPSGKLEVTSTPNQDNPEMDSDAKPILGLDVWEHAYYLHYQNRRPDYIKAFFNVINWDEVAKLYGQYKK comes from the coding sequence ATGCACAAGCTTCCCGATCTTGGTTATTCGTTCGACGCGCTCGAACCGTTCATCGACGCGCGTACGATGGAAATCCACCACGACAAGCACCACAACGCCTACGTCACCAATCTGAACAAGGCGCTTGAGTCTTGCGGGCCGGAACTTGCGGACATGGACATCGTTTCGCTGATGAAGCATCTGTCCGTCGCGCCGGAAAACGTCCGCACGGCCGTTCGCAACAACGGCGGCGGCCACTACAACCACGCGCTATTCTGGACGCTGCTGAAAAAGAACGAGAGCGGCGCGCCGTCCGGCGCGCTCGCCGGCGCGATCAACGCCGACTTCGGTTCGTTTGACGCGTTCAAGGAAAAATTTTCGACCGCCGCGGCGACGCGCTTCGGTTCGGGCTGGGCGTGGCTCTCCGTCGCGCCGTCGGGCAAGCTTGAGGTGACGAGCACGCCGAACCAGGACAACCCGGAGATGGACTCGGACGCCAAGCCGATCCTCGGCCTGGACGTCTGGGAGCACGCCTACTACCTGCACTACCAGAACCGCCGGCCGGACTACATCAAGGCGTTTTTCAACGTCATCAACTGGGACGAAGTGGCCAAGCTCTACGGCCAGTACAAGAAGTAG